The genomic region CGCGGTGACTTGATCCTTCAGCAGGCAGAAACCAGCAATGATCTGGCACGGCTGACAGATAGCTTTCATCTCAACCTAACGGCCTTTGGCTTTCTTGCCTTTGCCGTGGGTTTGTTCATCACCCACGCCACCATTGGTCTGGCCTTTGAGCAACGCCGCACAAGCCTGCGGGCCTTGCGCGCGCTTGGCGTGCCATTGGGTGGGTTGATTGTGCTTTTGGCTGCGGAAATTGGGATTTTCGCACTTGTTTCAGGCATCCTTGGTCTTGGTTTAGGATATGGTTTGGCCGCAACTCTTTTGCCAGAGGTTTCCGCAAGCCTTCGGGGGCTATACGGCGCCGATATCGGCGCAGTGTTACAATTTGATCCGATGTGGGCCGTTGCTGCCCTAGCCATGTCCGTGATCGGGGCCGCGATTGCGGGGGCATCTGCGCTTTGGCGGGTGGCGCGCTTGCCGATCTTGCGATCAGCGACACCGAATTCATGGGCGCAAACCAGTGCCGCCTTACGCCTTATCCAAGCCCTTTTAGGCCTAGGCCTTTTGGCCCTGTCTGGCCTTGTTGTGATCTTTGGCAGCGGCCTGATGATGGGTTTTATCGGTTTGGCTGCGCTCTTATTGGGGGGCGCATTGGTTTTGCCCTTTGGCCTATCGGTGCTTTTGGCGGGCATCGCAACACGGGTCAGGGCCCCGTTTATGCACTGGGCCTTAGCTGATATGCGTCTGTCTTTGCCTGCCTTATCCCTATCTTTGATGGCGCTTTTATTGGCGCTTTCAACGAATATTGGCGTATCCACCATGGTTGGCTCGTTTCGAGCAACCTTTACAGGCTGGTTGGATCAACGGCTTGCGTCCGAGCTGTATTTGACCACCGCTTCCCCCGAACAAGCGGCGCGTGTCACCGACTATCTTACACCGCGTGTTGACGCGATTTTGCCCTTCGCCCTAGTAGACACGCGATTTGGTGGATTGCCCGCCGAATTGCATGGGCTGGTGGATCACGCCACATATCGGGATCACTGGCCATTTCTCGAGGCCCTGCCTGACGCGTGGTCACAGATGGCCGAAGGTCAAGCTGTTATGATCAACGAACAACTCGCCCGCCGCGAAAGGTTGGAACTGGGTCAAGATTTTAATGTAACCCCAAGCCTCACCCTGCCAATCCTTGGGATTTATTCAGATTATGGAAACCCCGAGGGGCAGGCGATCATTGGACTTGATCTGTTTAAGACGCTCTTCCCCGAATCCCCGCCTTTGCGCTTTGCGCTGCGCACTGATCCTGCAACGGTCACAGATTTAGCGGCTGACATCACAGAGGCTACAGGCCTCTCTCCGCAATCCATGATCAATCAAGCGGCGGTGAAAGACATCTCGCTGCGGGTGTTTGAACAAACTTTTCAAGTGACCTACGCGCTGAATGCGCTGACCCTTGGGGTGGCAGGGTTCGCCATGTTCACGAGCCTCTTGACCCTGTCTGAAATGCGTCTTGCGCAAATAGCCCCGATCTGGGCTGCGGGACAGCGGCGGCGGAACCTTGCCTGGGCCGAATTTTTGCGGGTTATCGCCTTTGCCAGCTTCTGCGCCATTTTCGCGCTGCCTTTGGGTCTTGCTTTGGCACATTACCTTTTGGCCATCATCAATGTTGAGGCCTTTGGATGGCGCCTGCCACTGCAAATCTTTCCTGCGGATCTGATCAAACTATGCGTTTTGGCGGCAGCGGCTGCGGCGATTGCCGCCCTATGGCCCGCATGGCAATTGGCGCGTCTCTCACCCCATCGATTGCTTGGACTATTCGCCCATGAACGCTAGGTCGCTACTTGCATTGGTTTTTATATGGATTGCCCCTGTCGCCCATGCTCAGGGTTTCGCGGGGCTTGGCCTCAGCGCCGAAGGATATGCGGCGGTCGATCCGAACCGACCGATCACATTTCCCCAGGATCACACGGCCCACCCCGATTATCGAATCGAGTGGTGGTATCTGACCGCCAATCTAACCGATGCCGCAGGAAACCCGCTTGGGGCGCAATGGACTGTGTTTCGCAATGCAACCCGCCCCGCTGATGGCCAAAGCAATGCCTGGGAAGACGGGCAAATCTGGCTCGGCCATGCCGCTGTTACCCTGCCTGATCAGCATTACCACAGCGAACGCTATGCCCGTGGTGGCACAGGCCAAGCGGGGGCTTTACTAACCGAAAATCTGCTTGAGGTCTGGATTGATGATTGGGGGTTACAGTCTCTAAACACTGCATCAGAGACAGATGCACTTGACCAGATCATTGTCAGCGCGCGCGGCGATACATTCGCATATGACCTCACCCTCACGGCTCATGGCCCGCTCGTGCGCCACGGGGTGAATGGGTTTTCGGTGAAATCGAATGAAGGTCAGGCAAGCTATTACTACTCCCAACCATTTTATCAGGTCAGCGGAACCATCACCTTGCCCGATGGGGCACGGCAAGTGTCAGGACAAGCATGGCTTGATCGCGAATGGTCATCGCAACCATTGGCGGCGGATCAAGCGGGATGGGATTGGGTGTCGCTTCATTTTGAAACGGGTGAAAAGCTCATGGGTTTCTCATTGCGCAGCCGCGATGAAACCCGATTTACCTCGGCCACATGGATCTCGGCAAATGGCCAACCCACCGCTTATGGTGATGGCGCACTCCGCATGACGCCTATTGTGACACATGAGGTGGCAGGGCGGGTTTTGCCTGTCGGGTGGCACATCAGCCTGCCAGAACAGGGTCTAGATATCCGCACGAACGCGCTCAATCCCGATGCATGGATGGGCGGCACAATCCCCTATTGGGAAGGGCCGATTTTTAGCACAGGCAGCCATTTAGGGCGCGGATATTTGGAGATGACGGGGTATTAACCCGCCTGAAACAGCGGGAAGCTGGCTGCCAGCGCCCAAGCCAAAGACAGCCCAAGCGCCAAACCCATGCCAAGAACTGCCGCCTGTCCCCGCCCCAATCGGCCATAGACAAAGCCAAAACTGGCATAAAACAATAGGATCACAGGCAAGATCAGGATCAAAAACAACATCCGATCAAAATCCAATGCGACCGCAAGGCCAAGCGATGCCAAAAAGGCAAAACGCACCAAAATCCGTTTCCATATCGGCGCGCGGGCGGCGGAAATCAGCGCCGCATCCGCAATCATCGCGGGCAATGCGCCGATTAAAATCATCACAAATGGCAGCAGGCGTGCGCCCCCTGCCCAAAAACTGCCGACATAGCGATCAAGATAAAGACCCATAAGACCAAGTGCGACAGCGCCAAACCCGATCCCAATCCACAGGCTGCGCAAAACCCGGCGCGGCGTTGGAAAAATCACCGAACCATGACCTGTGATCAGCAAAATCGCAATCGCAAGCCCCCCATAAAGGGCAAGGTGCAGCGCGAGGTAATCGGCAAGAATGACAGGCAAAAATGGCAGAGATGCCCCCCGTAAAACCACAGGCGTTATCAGCGCGGGCAGAAGCGCGGCCAACCAAAAGGCGCGCGGCGCAATTGGCAAAACCCGCCTTGGTTTGCCGCTAAATCCCAATGTCGCAAGCCCGCCGAGGGCCATCACAATCCCCGCAAACCCGCTCAAAATTATTGCGCCATAGGGTGCGATAGAGGGCGGGCTTGCGCGGGTGATGCCAAATTCTGCATCATACCACGCAATCACCTCGGCAATGGCCGCGCGAGAATAGAGAATGCCGACATGCTCGGTCATCGGCGCAACAAGGGCCGCGCGGGCAAAACCTGTCACATCGCGAATGCGATCACCTTCGCTTGCGCCGATTTGTTGCATCACTGATTGCGCAGCCGCGCGTAATCCTGCCTCCCATTGACCATTGATCATCAGGAGCGAGCGCGGCTCGTCAGGCGTAATCGCCAAGGAAAAGACCGATAATGCAGCGGTGGTCGCAACACGCGGATCCTCTATCGCTTGGCGGATGATGATATCACTGGCCATCGAATGGCCCAAATAGGCCAGCCCGTTTGCCTGCCCGACCGCGTCAATGGCGCGATCCGTGACGCGGGCCAGTTCCTGCATCAAATAACGGGTTGTGCCATCTATCGCGGTGACATCGCCGCGCATCGGTTGGCGATTGCGACCATGCCCCTCAAAATCGAAGCTAAAGGTCACATAACCCGCTTTGGCCAAAGATATTTGGTAGGCCTGCATCAGTTGGCGTGACCCTGCAAAACCATGCGCAATTATAATGACCGGCCCCGTGGATGCAGGGCGCTGCATCCATGTCACTGGGGTGTCACCCCATAGCATCTGCTGCTGCACGATATCTGCGCGATCCCGCTCGAGGACGATCACGGCGCTCAATGCGAGAAGCGCGCCCAGTATCAGGCCAATCACAGCGCGGATCATGCCAAGTCTGCCCCTTACCAAGCCAATCTTTGGCCCAAGCTAACGCAAAATTGCCGCTTGCGCACCCAAAGTGATTGTTGACTGGCCAAGACCAAGGACATTTCCTATAGGATCAATGGACTTTCGCCATATCCCCAAAGGGACAAAGCCATGTTTGTTGTCACATTAATCACCAATCCCGCAATCCATTTGGAACCAGAATTGGTGGCAAGCCTCCGCAATGCATTGGGCGGCGGTGATGCTGTGTGGCTGAACCCAAACACAGCGGCAGAATTCACCATTCCGCAAGCGCCCACCAATTTCGAAGACATCTGGGCCAGCCTTCAGGCCGAAGGTGTGGATATGGTTTTGCAACCCCAAGAGGGGCGGCGCAAGAAAATGCTGCTGGCGGATATGGATTCGACCATGATCCGTCAAGAATGCATTGATGAATTGGCCGCCGAGGCGGGTGTTGGCCCGCGCGTGGCCCAGATTACCGCCCGCGCGATGAATGGCGAATTGGATTTCGAAGGCGCGCTTCGCGAACGTGTGAGCCTGCTCAAGGACCTCGATGTCGCGGTGATCAGCCATGTTTTGGAAAAGCGCATTCACCTTATGCCGGGCGGCCCCGTTCTTTTGGCTACTATGAAGGCAAATGGGGCCTATGCCGCGCTTGTATCTGGAGGGTTTACGGCCTTCACGGCGGCCATTGCAGATAGGCTTGGGTTTGACGAACACCGCGCAAACACGCTTTGCGCCGAAGGCGGTCAGCTGACAGGCAAGGTGACTGACCCAATCTTGGGACGCGAGGCCAAAGTGGAGGCCTTGAATGACATCACAGCACGGCTTGGGATTACCCCTGCCGATGTCTTGGCGGTCGGCGATGGCGCAAATGATTTGAGGATGCTGCAACTTGCAGGGGCGGGGGTCGCATTACACGCGAAACCTACAGTGCAAGCGCAAGCCAAGCATCGGATCAATCACGGTGATCTAACGGCGCTTCTTTACATGCAAGGCTACGCCGCAACAGATTTTATCAAGGCCTAAAGTAAAACCGCGCGCAAATCTCTTTGCGCGCGGTTTTTTGGTTTATTCAGCAGGCACAGCCGCCGCTTCAAGGCTGATCGGATGGGGCAGCTTATTGAGCATTTCCTTGGGGCAAACCTGCAAGAAGTTTGCCTTCTCACTCTCCCAATTCTTGAGGATCATATCTGCTTTCTGCGAGGCCGTTTCCGCATGATGGCGGGTGATCAGATCACGCAACTGCTCTTCCCAATGTGCGACTGTGACGGGGCAAGTCACCAATGTCTCAAGGTTCATATTGATCAAAGCCTCACCGCTTGGGTCATAGAGATAGGCCATACCGCCCGTCATACCCGCGCCAAAATTGGCCCCAATTGACCCAAGGATCACGGCAACGCCGCCCGTCATATATTCACACCCGTTCGAGCCACAGCCCTCGACCACGACTTTGGCGCCTGAGTTACGCACCGCAAAGCGCTCACCCGCGCGACCCGCTGCAAAGAGATAGCCATCGGTGGCGCCATAAAGAACAGTGTTGCCGATGATGACGTTTTCAGAGGCCTTCAGAGGGCTGACTTGAGCGGGTTTCACGACAATCGTGCCACCTGACAGGCCCTTACCCACATAGTCATTGGCATCACCCGACACCTCAAGCTTCAATCCAGGCGCGGCAAAGGCCCCTAAGGACTGCCCTGCCGAACCCTCCAATTTCACCGTCAGGTGATTTGGTTGAAGGCTGTTGCGCATCCCGAATTTCTGCACGATGTGGCTAGATGTCCGCGTGCCAATGGTGCGTAGCGTGTTCTGCACAGCGTAAGACAATTGCATCTTTTCGCCATCTTGCAAAAAGCGCGCGGCATCCGCCACGATCTGTGCGTCCAACGTGTCAGGCACAGAGTTGCGCGGCTTATTGCGATCATAAACAATCTTATCCGCCCCATCGACTGTGATCAGCATGGGGTTAAGATCAAGATCATCCAAATGTGCCGAACCACGGCTGACCTGTGTCAACAAATCGGCGCGGCCAATGACGTCATCAAGACTGCGCGCGCCAATCTCTGCCAGAATCTCGCGCACTTCTTGCGCGTAGAAGGTGATCAGATTGACAACCTTATCTGCGTTGCCTGTGAATTTTGCGCGCAGGCTTTCGTCTTGCGTGCAAACGCCCACGGGGCATGTGTTCGACTGGCACTGGCGCACCATGATACATCCCATGGCAATCAACGCAGCCGTGCCGATACCATATTCCTCGGCCCCCATCATGGCTGCCATGACAATGTCACGACCTGTGCGCAGGCCACCATCGGTGCGCAAGGTGATTCGATCGCGCAGGTTGTTCATCGACAAGACCTGATGCGCCTCGGTCAGGCCCATCTCCCATGGCAGACCCGCATATTTGATCGAGGTCGCGGGGCTTGCACCCGTGCCACCATTGTGGCCCGAGATTAGGATGACATCCGCCTTTGCCTTGGCGACACCCGCCGCAATCGTGCCAACGCCCGATGAGGCCACCAATTTCACGGTGACTTTAGCGCGGGGGTTGATCTGCTTGAGGTCATAGATCAGCTGCGCCAAATCTTCGATGGAATAGATATCGTGATGCGGCGGCGGCGAGATCAACGTCACACCCTTGGTCGAGTGACGAAGGCGCGCAATCAAATCTGTCACCTTCATACCAGGCAACTGACCGCCTTCACCCGGCTTGGCGCCTTGTGCGACCTTGATTTCCAACTCCTCGCAATGGTTCAGATATTCCGCAGTAACGCCAAAGCGGCCCGATGCGACCTGTTTGATCTTGGCGCTTGGGTTGTCGCCATTGGGCTCTGGTGTGAAATGTGCGGGATCTTCACCGCCTTCACCACTATCGGATTTCGCGCCAATGCGATTCATCGCCACGTTGAGCGTCTTATGGGCCTCGGGGCTAAGCGCCCCAAGGCTCATGCCTGGCGTGACAAAGCGCTTG from Rhodobacterales bacterium HKCCA1288 harbors:
- a CDS encoding ABC transporter permease, which encodes MLTTLSALLGHWRRHPLQVFALIAGLALATALWSGVQALNAEARASYARAANLLGQDQFDRILRQDGRAMDQAIFSELRRAGYLVSPLLEARLGSGPNALRVLGIDPLTLPVAALPERLQSGSIPVTDILLGGQVLMTSDTASRGLPPDLTEHARTILANASYDDTLATGLVIGDIATIAQLVGEIGPTALIVSAPQPFGLAPIDTWLASRGDLILQQAETSNDLARLTDSFHLNLTAFGFLAFAVGLFITHATIGLAFEQRRTSLRALRALGVPLGGLIVLLAAEIGIFALVSGILGLGLGYGLAATLLPEVSASLRGLYGADIGAVLQFDPMWAVAALAMSVIGAAIAGASALWRVARLPILRSATPNSWAQTSAALRLIQALLGLGLLALSGLVVIFGSGLMMGFIGLAALLLGGALVLPFGLSVLLAGIATRVRAPFMHWALADMRLSLPALSLSLMALLLALSTNIGVSTMVGSFRATFTGWLDQRLASELYLTTASPEQAARVTDYLTPRVDAILPFALVDTRFGGLPAELHGLVDHATYRDHWPFLEALPDAWSQMAEGQAVMINEQLARRERLELGQDFNVTPSLTLPILGIYSDYGNPEGQAIIGLDLFKTLFPESPPLRFALRTDPATVTDLAADITEATGLSPQSMINQAAVKDISLRVFEQTFQVTYALNALTLGVAGFAMFTSLLTLSEMRLAQIAPIWAAGQRRRNLAWAEFLRVIAFASFCAIFALPLGLALAHYLLAIINVEAFGWRLPLQIFPADLIKLCVLAAAAAAIAALWPAWQLARLSPHRLLGLFAHER
- a CDS encoding iron ABC transporter permease, translated to MNARSLLALVFIWIAPVAHAQGFAGLGLSAEGYAAVDPNRPITFPQDHTAHPDYRIEWWYLTANLTDAAGNPLGAQWTVFRNATRPADGQSNAWEDGQIWLGHAAVTLPDQHYHSERYARGGTGQAGALLTENLLEVWIDDWGLQSLNTASETDALDQIIVSARGDTFAYDLTLTAHGPLVRHGVNGFSVKSNEGQASYYYSQPFYQVSGTITLPDGARQVSGQAWLDREWSSQPLAADQAGWDWVSLHFETGEKLMGFSLRSRDETRFTSATWISANGQPTAYGDGALRMTPIVTHEVAGRVLPVGWHISLPEQGLDIRTNALNPDAWMGGTIPYWEGPIFSTGSHLGRGYLEMTGY
- a CDS encoding alpha/beta fold hydrolase produces the protein MIRAVIGLILGALLALSAVIVLERDRADIVQQQMLWGDTPVTWMQRPASTGPVIIIAHGFAGSRQLMQAYQISLAKAGYVTFSFDFEGHGRNRQPMRGDVTAIDGTTRYLMQELARVTDRAIDAVGQANGLAYLGHSMASDIIIRQAIEDPRVATTAALSVFSLAITPDEPRSLLMINGQWEAGLRAAAQSVMQQIGASEGDRIRDVTGFARAALVAPMTEHVGILYSRAAIAEVIAWYDAEFGITRASPPSIAPYGAIILSGFAGIVMALGGLATLGFSGKPRRVLPIAPRAFWLAALLPALITPVVLRGASLPFLPVILADYLALHLALYGGLAIAILLITGHGSVIFPTPRRVLRSLWIGIGFGAVALGLMGLYLDRYVGSFWAGGARLLPFVMILIGALPAMIADAALISAARAPIWKRILVRFAFLASLGLAVALDFDRMLFLILILPVILLFYASFGFVYGRLGRGQAAVLGMGLALGLSLAWALAASFPLFQAG
- the serB gene encoding phosphoserine phosphatase SerB produces the protein MFVVTLITNPAIHLEPELVASLRNALGGGDAVWLNPNTAAEFTIPQAPTNFEDIWASLQAEGVDMVLQPQEGRRKKMLLADMDSTMIRQECIDELAAEAGVGPRVAQITARAMNGELDFEGALRERVSLLKDLDVAVISHVLEKRIHLMPGGPVLLATMKANGAYAALVSGGFTAFTAAIADRLGFDEHRANTLCAEGGQLTGKVTDPILGREAKVEALNDITARLGITPADVLAVGDGANDLRMLQLAGAGVALHAKPTVQAQAKHRINHGDLTALLYMQGYAATDFIKA